From the Ruminiclostridium josui JCM 17888 genome, one window contains:
- a CDS encoding YesL family protein, whose translation MGLFSGNYNKPGPGVDKDAPPKPRFFIFFEVLKRKFWHLIKVNLLYVLCNIPALLLAFVVSSVYLQKISIDNVASDLYIRFFLAIIMIFLSVVTIGPVQAGFTYIMRNYSREEHAFIWWDFKDNFIKNFKQGMIITVIDFVVMYILGIALNFYLSTPGILSTVASAVVFLSIIIYCIMHLYLYPMLVTVKLSIKNLYKNAFIFSIIRLLPNILFLVLNILIAYATFYNPIIGMVLYLFIIPSFIGLMNNFFVNPTIKKYVVEPMQPTVEDDEDEEEDSDDDSDEGFYKKELPEDKE comes from the coding sequence GTGGGTTTATTTAGTGGAAATTACAATAAGCCGGGGCCAGGGGTTGATAAAGATGCACCTCCAAAACCGCGATTTTTTATATTTTTTGAGGTATTAAAAAGGAAATTTTGGCATCTTATAAAAGTTAATTTGCTGTATGTACTTTGCAATATACCCGCTTTGCTGCTGGCATTTGTTGTTTCTTCTGTTTATCTGCAGAAAATCAGTATAGATAATGTAGCAAGTGATTTATATATCAGGTTTTTTCTTGCAATCATTATGATTTTTTTATCAGTAGTAACAATTGGACCCGTACAAGCAGGTTTTACCTATATTATGAGAAATTATTCTAGAGAAGAACATGCATTTATATGGTGGGATTTTAAAGATAATTTTATTAAGAACTTTAAGCAAGGTATGATAATTACAGTAATTGATTTTGTTGTTATGTATATTTTGGGTATAGCATTGAATTTCTATCTCAGCACCCCAGGAATACTTTCAACAGTAGCATCAGCTGTTGTATTTCTATCTATAATTATATATTGTATTATGCATTTGTATTTATATCCAATGTTGGTAACAGTAAAATTAAGTATAAAAAATCTATATAAAAATGCATTTATATTTTCTATTATAAGGCTATTGCCAAATATACTGTTTCTAGTTTTAAACATTTTAATAGCATATGCAACCTTCTATAATCCAATTATTGGAATGGTTTTATATTTATTTATTATTCCTAGCTTCATTGGACTTATGAATAATTTCTTTGTTAATCCTACTATAAAGAAATATGTTGTAGAACCTATGCAGCCTACAGTAGAAGATGATGAAGACGAAGAAGAAGATTCAGATGATGACAGCGATGAAGGTTTCTACAAAAAAGAGTTACCTGAAGATAAAGAATAA
- a CDS encoding family 43 glycosylhydrolase: MIKKITVLIMVMLTTLILGTTVAFAEIGIINNGTKFGGVQAHGGSIIKVGDTYYWYGENRDTNNLFVSVKVYSSTDLVNWTDRGDALSKSSAAELNYCNIERPKVMYNASTKQYVMWMHYENGRDYSLARAAVAYSTSPTGPFIYLGSFRPNNNMSRDCTTFVDTDGTGYFISAANENADLIIYRLTSDYKSIASQVVTLWPGQKREAPCMFKRDNTYYLITSGCTGWSPNQQKYATSTSISSGWSNLIDIGNSTCYDSQGACVFQVGQNFAFLADRWAGAWGGKVNDSSYLMLPLIFNGTSMSLNFADTVMVAAEFGAIANDYRKFTFEGVLTNADPYQWGISQPASTDIQVLSVDGDKALQMSDSTTSNYCYAYKDFPAKNGIVTFNVSYKYANTGRWDRIRFYNGTNIGIDIINFEEGLGWLTGTSTRNVIQRISANTWYNLKIVADTSTQKFDAYINDVLVKSGCPFTGYVTQFDRIALDTGNSFTNTAVYDDIIIK, translated from the coding sequence ATGATTAAGAAAATAACAGTTTTAATTATGGTTATGCTAACTACATTAATATTAGGTACTACTGTGGCCTTTGCCGAAATCGGTATAATTAATAACGGTACGAAATTCGGAGGAGTACAGGCACACGGTGGAAGTATTATCAAAGTTGGCGATACATATTATTGGTATGGAGAAAATCGTGATACAAATAACCTGTTTGTATCAGTAAAAGTTTACTCATCAACCGATCTTGTAAATTGGACAGACAGGGGTGATGCCCTATCAAAATCATCAGCTGCAGAGCTTAACTACTGCAATATTGAGCGACCTAAGGTTATGTACAATGCCTCAACAAAGCAATATGTAATGTGGATGCATTACGAAAACGGCAGGGACTATTCATTAGCAAGGGCAGCTGTGGCATACAGTACAAGTCCCACAGGGCCTTTTATTTATCTGGGAAGCTTTAGACCCAATAATAATATGTCAAGGGATTGTACTACCTTTGTAGATACTGATGGAACTGGCTATTTTATTTCTGCTGCAAATGAAAATGCTGATTTAATTATATACAGACTGACTTCTGATTATAAGTCAATAGCGTCACAAGTGGTAACTCTTTGGCCGGGACAAAAAAGAGAAGCTCCATGTATGTTTAAACGTGACAATACATATTATCTGATAACATCCGGATGTACGGGATGGAGTCCAAACCAACAGAAATATGCTACATCCACATCTATTTCATCGGGATGGTCAAATTTAATAGATATAGGAAATTCAACCTGTTATGATTCTCAAGGGGCATGTGTTTTCCAGGTAGGACAAAATTTTGCTTTCCTTGCTGATAGATGGGCCGGTGCCTGGGGGGGAAAAGTCAATGATTCATCATACCTGATGCTGCCTTTAATTTTTAATGGTACTTCAATGTCTCTGAATTTTGCAGATACGGTAATGGTTGCAGCAGAATTTGGTGCCATTGCTAATGATTATCGTAAGTTTACTTTCGAAGGAGTACTGACAAATGCTGACCCATATCAATGGGGTATAAGTCAACCTGCATCAACTGATATACAAGTACTTTCAGTAGACGGAGATAAGGCTCTTCAAATGTCAGATAGCACTACATCTAATTATTGTTATGCTTACAAGGATTTTCCAGCGAAAAATGGTATAGTTACATTTAATGTGAGTTATAAATATGCCAATACCGGAAGATGGGATAGAATCAGATTTTACAATGGAACAAACATAGGAATAGACATTATAAATTTTGAAGAAGGGCTTGGTTGGCTTACCGGAACTTCTACAAGAAATGTAATACAAAGGATTTCTGCAAACACGTGGTATAATTTAAAAATTGTTGCTGACACTTCTACTCAGAAATTTGATGCATATATTAATGATGTACTTGTTAAATCAGGTTGCCCATTTACTGGTTATGTTACTCAGTTTGACAGAATTGCACTGGATACTGGAAACAGTTTTACAAATACTGCAGTATATGACGATATAATCATTAAATAG